A region of the Kribbella sp. NBC_01245 genome:
CGCCCGGCCCGCACCACCAGGCGTCGTACGACGGTGCTCGGTGCCGCTGGTTCGGCCGCCGCGGTCGCAACCCTGCTCGGTACGGCGTTCGTCATCGGTGATCCCGCTCGCGAGCAGCAGCCGCCGTTGCTGCAGCCGCCGGTGAGCAGCTTCTCCGCGGACTACGCGAGCACGATGACCGGTTATCCCTTCGGCGACCCGGCCGTTCTGCTCACCTCGCTGAACGGTCCCGCCTTCGCGAATCAGGGGTCGGTACTGCTCCAGCCGGCGGCTTCCTCCGGCCGGTAGTGATGGCCACCTCCACCAGGAACCTGTCCCGCGTCGCCGTTCTGGTCAGTACGGCGCTGCTCTCGTTCGGCCTGCCCTTGCCGCAGGCCCGGGCCGAGCAGTTGCCGCCGAGCGAGCGGGCGGATTCGCCGAGCGCGATCAAGTGGCTCGAGCGGGCCGCCTCCGCGCCGGACCGGGTCTCCTTCCACGCCACCCAGCAGGTCACCTCGTGGGGGCCGCAGGGCGCGAGTTCGGCGATGCTCGACGTGGTGCATGCCGCGCAACAGGGCTCGCAGATCACCGTGCTCGGGACGGGCGAGTCCGACGGGGTGAAGGCGTTCATCCAGCGCACCGGGCATGCCCTCGGGCCGACGGTCGACGGTGGACCGCTGTCGTTGCTCAAAGCGACGTACGAGCTGGTCCTCGCGGGTGAGGCGAGCACGATCGGGCGGGCCGCCGTGCTGGTCGAGGCCCGGCGCGACGACCAGACCCTGGCTGCACGCTTCTGGATCGACAAGGCGACGGGCCTACTGCTGCAGCGCCAGCTCTACACGGTCGACGGCTCGAAGGTGGTCCGCGCGACCGTCTTCACCGCGCTGGATGTCGGGCCCAAGCAGGAGTTCATGAGTCACCTGCCGCCGATGCTGCCCGATGGCGACGAGCCGCCGCTCGGCACCGGCGAGGCGGGCCGGCTGCGCAACGAAGGCTGGAACTGCGCCGACCAACTGCCCGCCTCGCTGCGGTTGTACGACGTGCACACCGACGAGGCGGCCGGGTCGATCCAGTTCGCGTACTCCGACGGCCTGTTCAACGTGTCGGTCTTCGAGCAGCGCGGAGGCCTCGATCCGGCCGCGCTGACGGGCTACACGGCCGCCACGACCCACGATGGCGCTCCGGTCTACGTCCGCTACGGAATGCCGTCGTACGCCGTGTGGGAGTCGCGCGGCATCGTCTACACCTTGGTCGGCGATATCCCGTTCGACGTGATGGATCAGGTCGTCGCGGCCTTCCCGCACGAGCTGCCGGAACAGCCTCGCGCCATCGACCGGATGGGCAAGGGACTGGCCAAGATGGCGTTGTGGCTCACGCCGATGGGTGCACTGTCGTCAAAGCTGGGATAATCGTAAAGAACGGGTGCTGGACAGACCCGCGACCAGATGAGACGACGACGTGAGG
Encoded here:
- a CDS encoding sigma-E factor regulatory protein RseB domain-containing protein — translated: MATSTRNLSRVAVLVSTALLSFGLPLPQARAEQLPPSERADSPSAIKWLERAASAPDRVSFHATQQVTSWGPQGASSAMLDVVHAAQQGSQITVLGTGESDGVKAFIQRTGHALGPTVDGGPLSLLKATYELVLAGEASTIGRAAVLVEARRDDQTLAARFWIDKATGLLLQRQLYTVDGSKVVRATVFTALDVGPKQEFMSHLPPMLPDGDEPPLGTGEAGRLRNEGWNCADQLPASLRLYDVHTDEAAGSIQFAYSDGLFNVSVFEQRGGLDPAALTGYTAATTHDGAPVYVRYGMPSYAVWESRGIVYTLVGDIPFDVMDQVVAAFPHELPEQPRAIDRMGKGLAKMALWLTPMGALSSKLG